TAATCAGGCTATCGGGCGCGGCCTGGGGCCACGCGAATTAATCGTCGAGTCGCTCTTCCAACTGGCGCACTTCCTGCGCCAGCTTGTCGAGGAACTGCATGCGGCGCACCAGGCGCTCCGCCAGATCGCGACGGGAAGCATCGTCCCAGATGTCGGCAAAATCCGTTTCCAACTGCTGCTGGGCCGATTTCAACTGTCGCTTGAACTGCGCAACGCCATCCAGATCAGCGCTGTCCTGCAGGTCTTCCAGATCCTCGCGCAACTGCATCTGCTGCAGAAGGAACTCAGGATCCTGCACCGTCGCCTCCAGCGGCAGCGCATTGCCACGCAGAGCCAGCAGGTACAACGCACGGCGCGGAGCGCTTTTCAGCGTCTGGTAGGCATCGTTGAGCTCGGCGGCTTTGGCCTGCGCCAGCCGCTGCTCGCGCTCGGAAGCATCGGCGAAACGATCCGGGTGCACGCTGCGCACCAGCTCGCGATAGCGGCTGCCAAGCGCTTCCAGATCGATTCGGAAGCCCGGCTGCAGGTCGAACAGCGCGAAGTGACAGGGACTACCCACACCCGACCTCAGACGTTGAAGCTTTCGCCGCAGCCACACTCACCGCGCACGTTCGGGTTGTTGAACTTGAAGCCCTCGTTGAGGCCTTCCTTGGCGAAGTCCAACTCGGTACCGTCGAGGTAGACCAGGCTCTTCGGGTCGATGAT
The Pseudomonas triclosanedens DNA segment above includes these coding regions:
- the hscB gene encoding co-chaperone HscB, producing MGSPCHFALFDLQPGFRIDLEALGSRYRELVRSVHPDRFADASEREQRLAQAKAAELNDAYQTLKSAPRRALYLLALRGNALPLEATVQDPEFLLQQMQLREDLEDLQDSADLDGVAQFKRQLKSAQQQLETDFADIWDDASRRDLAERLVRRMQFLDKLAQEVRQLEERLDD